The sequence cctttggatgatcccactgatcgtatttggacacagtcctgacaccattagcaccacatcatcagcgtacgccaccacttttaccccacctccgtcaagttttattaagattttgctgatcacacatagccaaagaagtggagataatactcccccttgtggagtgcccccgtggaccttcttggttatgttgatattacccatattagctttgataatcctggtttctagcatggagatgacccagttactaacgcaactgtccacctccaggtctatcaacgcccgttggatggcatctgtgctaacattgttaaaggcgccttcgatatccaagaatgccgccatggtataatgtttgctctctagagagccctctatagttcggattacctcgtgaagcgctgtctccgtagatttgcctttaaggtatgcgtgttgtgcagttgatataccagagctctccaaagagcttctgaggtgcatatccaaaagtctttcaaaggtttttaacaggaaagacgaaagactgattggcctgaagtccttcgctgattcatgtcctcttctacctacttttggtaagaagacgaccttgactagtttccagctatctggaatatggcctaagtttaaacacgctttaaaaatttcctctagccatggtaggatacagtccaaggtttcctgtaacatctttggaatgatcccatctggccccggagatttaaagggtgagaaagatttgattgcccatgcaactttttctttggtaataatttcatttgcaagatgctgtggattatattggctccgcctaatgtttcccctctcactttcgtaagcgctgcatcccggaaaatgcgtgtttagcagaagctctagcgattcctctgctgtagcagtccaagttccatcaggtttcttgacccaagaagccattgagtggtctttggaaagaacacggctgagcctagcataatccctggtggattcgattgacgagcaaaattccctccagctctcttttttggcggccctgattgcctttttgtactgtctccgactttctctgtacaattcccattttcccgtcgagtagctgaggttaaacgttgatctagatttttcccttagttttaagagctcactgctccaccaaggagggtgagtttttttgctaaattttatggggcaggacgttttgtaggccctactaaatgccttttccagtgttatgaccctactctcaaggttttccgtgagagtgatttgagggatAGAAATCTCTCCTAACCtattgtttactgcatttttgaacctcttccagttggttcttaaaggatttcgatacggtaggggcggatctaccttaagatccaaatcgtagaggatccaactatgatcagaaaaggaccttttattggataccctccaattatctacccttactaagctattttcagacagtagagtaacatcaatcccttcctcccatcctctgaagtactccgtactaggaaaggtgaaagtgggagtgttacccctgttacataccgataagttagtattaataataaaattatataaagactcaCCTCTGTCGTTTATCTCAGAGCTTCCCCACAACGCATGCCTCGCGTTGGCGTCGCATCCGAGTAGCAGGGTTTTGTTTCTGGTTCCTTCAAGCACAAGCCCACAAGCCTCCTCGGGcggtgctggccgatcatgtgccatATAGATGGATGCAAGTGTGATGCTGACACCGTCAGCAGCTTCCACCTCAACGGCCGTCACATCCTATGAACTgtatgatgggattaaaaatatgtttaagtgttttttggCTACAATACATGATCTAGGATTACCTTGAGTACGCTTATAGTACAGATTGTAGTTTCTTCCAGGGAACCCCTTCACCTCGttgctccgcacccagggttcctggattaAGGCTATGTCAACGTTCTCCTCCCCtaggagaacggttaggttgtccgttgcagtttGTGAATGCTGCAGGTTGatttggacaacctttaaaaccattttttattggtttgcttCCGCAGGTTCGGCGTCATTTAACTGCATGCCAGTCAGCAGTTCGCTGGTGCCGTCAACCTCATCCTTCAGCTGGGCCTTCCGTATGCCaaaccgaagtttattttccactttttgcagTGGTTCAAGGCTCTCTTCTGTAATTTGAAGGAGAAACGACACGATGTgcttttgcggagcctccgctttgatgatcgacCAATCGGCCATCGGCACTGCGCGGTTGTGAGCCTGGAGATAGGGAATCAACTGATTGGCTTCAAACTCCATGTTTGGTATCCAGATGCGAGCCCCCGGCCTTCGTGGTATCTCGCTAGCTGGAATGAGCTTGAGCCTCAAGCCATCCCAGCTGCTCTGAATTTCGCCAATCGCTTTTGTCAGGAAATGCAATGAGTACTGGTCATCACATTTGATTACCCGGCAACCGCGAACCACTTCCACCGAGTCGAAACCTGGCGATTGACCCTCCGGGTTCGCCATGACATGGTCGACGATTATGCGAGACAACCGTGCCTCAATCTCCGACCATTTTTCAAGCACAGGTTTGCCGCGGTTGGAAGTTTCATCCACCAGTGCCATTTGAAGGTGGTCCTGTGCCACCTCACTGAACTGTTTGGTTAGTTTGGGGACAACCGCACCCTGATCTGAGATCTTGTGCTTCTTTGATGCCCTTTTGTTTTCGTCTTGCGAACGGTTACGTTTTTTGGCCTCTGTCTTTCGTGCGGTTTGGAATGCTAGATATTCGTCCACCACCTTTTGACACCTTGCCTTGTCAGCCTCATCTTTGGGATGAGCTTTACCTTCGGTCTCGTTCTTATGAATCCTGTCAATGATagcgagagacctctggtaGAGCTTGTACCTTGATGGGCCTTTATTGGCGCGCTTTTGCCCCATGGCTTTAGCGCATGTTGTCGgttcattttttgttgttggcgtgctgtggcccacagctttacCCTCAACTGCTTCCTGGCTAGAGGCCAGGAGCTCATCCTCCGTGGAAGATCCGATCCCCAGTTTGTCATGGGTGACCGATTGCTTGTCCTGTCGCTTAGTTTGTGTGTCCGTTTGTCTGTCCTGTGCTGTCAGTGCGTCCGTTTGTCTTTCCGTCACTTTGTCCGTCTGTTTCGCACCGCTatccgatttttgtttttttgttggtttcatTATTCTGgttcgtacggtcacctgccccgCCTAAGGGGCTGCGCATGTCGCCATGCGCGGTGACCAAGGAGGAATTAGGGGAAATAACCGGTCgaccatggcagcgccccataccatggcaaggccaccgttacaacctgaggcggcctgatatcaggagggctccgttcAAAGACAGCCTTGTTTAgtcccccggctgccaaacccacccaataggcacgggtcgcatcacaccttgggttgagggagtttttttaacgaagtttacgtcttcggcctgtgtggttcgcgggagacctactctcctaccttccatatctgggaggtgttcccctatccaccacctggggacgcgccctcTAGGGATAACAGGCTCCCCCAAGGGAAGAGCTTTAGAACACAAGTAGAAATTTTGTTGgagttcttttttttctaatctggtagataattccatgggacttattttttgaatatgatatccggtgAATGTCCGCCGCTGCTAAGAGttgcatggtccattcgatcactGCAATTTTTGACTATTCTTCCCAATAAATCTGAGTAGTAAATCAAAATTAGGCAAATGAGCAAAAATACAACGCAAGCGGTGATGGTTTTGGtgaattcttgcacgagttgtatTTATAATCACATAAGCCAAGATCCTTCcttacttaaaattttccacgtggTCGAAGCTCACAAGCAAACAAGTTGAGAATGCCGACAAATTGACATTTCgacgtcttcttcaacacttcgctctatgaacttcgcgaacaggtTTAGTTTGTTTTTCAAAGCCTGGTCAGTGGTTCTCATGCAACTAAAAAAACACGATAATTTCTTGACTGATATTAGAATGCGTAGGGGACAGTGCAACGAATTGTTGGATAGAAGAGCTGTGATATGCTTACCTATGAGATAATTCTTCCATTCACTATTGtaatcattattattatatccCTCTCCACTCTCCTCCCGAGCGGGGACTTCCGCTTCAAACTCTTTCAAAGTCATCATGTCCTTTGGCCTTGAGATCTAGAGGTTAGTTCGGCAAGAATATCAAGTTCCTGCGACTTGAATTTAAGTTTGCTACTGTATATTACAAGCTGAGCTCTCTGCAAAAATAAGAAATGCAAATCAGAGTTATCGTATTGCCGTTATCGTATTAAAATTTCGTGTACAATTAACTTTTTATCTAGGAAGCCTTGCTtgttttttctgtatttcaCCAACGAGAATTTCAGATACCTTTTCGATAGCTGCTCACGCACTTCTGAGAATTGCTTCATGCGGACGATTTTTaattatgtgaaatatatgaaaactGTGTTTTATTACGGCAGCATGTGGTGAATGAGCGGCTTCCATCTGCTTTAATTATAAGAGCAATCATTCCGATGATGTGGTCAGCGAGCCAATGCCGAAAGAAATGAACAGCTAAATCAACTTTTTCGTTggaaattacaaattaaaaccGACCACTTACCATATTTCAGTGATTGATGTATAAGCAGATACATACGTAGTGGGGTGTAAGCTGTATGTGGTTGCAGTTGTGATTAATTAAGTCGTCTTTCTGATTCGCTTACAACGCCCACATATTTctatatacatgcacatatatttttaaaaatggaattaagtagTTATTTCTTAAAGGAATCACTTTATGTAAATACGTGGACGCGTTAAAAAATTACAGGCCTGATCCAGATGTAGTGTCAACAGCCCGGAATACACAAAGAAGTCCAAATACTATAAATGCAATgcaatataaaaattgattataTGTTTTTTAGCCCTAACTACTAATAATGGCAAGCTATTATTTCGATCGTCTCTCGGCAGGAAATGACAAAACGccaagtgtgtttctgccatggaaaaactccctataaaaaatcatctgccattcGGTTCGCTcgaaatatttgtttacttcATGTCAGTCTAAACTGCATACGGGTTTGTGCACTGCAGGCGGGTAGCTGTCGCAAGCTGTGTGCATGTAGAAAGTGTCGTACGTGATAGGTTCTGCATGGAAATGTCAAAGTGGTTGACAGTTTGACATTCAGCGTTTCAAGTGCATATTCAATGGACACATACTTGCATACTCTTAtattacatacgtacatatttacattaagAGCAAGAATTTATTCAAGCATTTATTTATGCGCTGATTTGCATGATACTCCTCCAGCAGCTGTCGTTTGTTACATATTTCTGTACAAAGCTCACGTACATGCTGGCATTCTCACTCGCGTTTGTCTTTCAAATCTCTTGGAATTCTTACTCACCTTCCCGTGCTAAATGTAGCTATTTTTATAGTATAACCAGCATATCTGGGTTATTCTAcactttttatgaattttaaattattggcACGTTCCATTTTGTATTCGTACCTTACAAGCTTTCTGATTGTTAGCATTTTGCCTGATACGGGACTTCATAACTTTGTAGCATCAATGACTTTATTTTTGCGTATTTTCAAACCTTACATTTTTCACTATTTCATGATCGGTCGTGACAAAGTTGGCAAGGTTTCTGGTATTTGAATTTTCTTCTGTTTGATTTATGGAATTCCACGCAGCAAGggcaatttgaaatttattaccaCGAAATAGCAGAGTATTAATCTTGTatagtttttgtatttataatcaatttagaaagagtattatttaaaaaaatgtgtagatttaattatttaagcCAAATTCGTCTCAGAAATAAAGTATGCTAAGTAATAGGGATATGGCGGGCGCCGTAGTGGTCGATCTTCAGCTTCTAGCCGATGCTATGACTACTACCACGCCGGTCAACTTCgaatatttctgtgattttagcgACATTTCCTTTAGCTTGAAAAATGTGTTGCAATTTTGGCACcacaaacaccattcacaatttcagcggtctgCCTTGCATTTTCGGCCTTATCAAAAACagcaacagtttttttttagtgtgaaattgtAGAGTACCTCCACTccactttcaaacttctttcgaattctttaaatatatttttaacactcaaactcaaattatgtaaaccatttcaattcactctactcttcaatttcaatgacataattcttttcatttcaacttactctactctttaatttcaatgacaaaaattcttttccttttttttgaaacccgaaacataagtaaacacctggcacacaccaaatacatttttttgtcatatgacACCCCACTCCAAAGCAAAGCCATAGCTCACTGTGAAGTAAGTTAacctaaacaaaatttaagtcaacctaagcaaaatttcatttgtatagtacaatatttttaagtgtttacaattttgttattgatttttacttgtaacaatgtttgattgtaattatgcatattttattgatgacaaggcaaaaagaaagtataaaaataaagccattctatcagaaggcaGCTCAGTCTCAACCTGATAGTTGGAAGGCAGTCATTTGCCCTAACTgaataaaaatcttttatttacaaaggaacctttagtcggcaggtttgctctaaagctcttccaTAAAATAATAGCACTTACACATGACGATCCTGCCTCACTTTACATGGCGATCCTGCCTCactttacaaaatggcgccttACAACGaggataaactttaaattgtttgatcgatactttacgagatatcgatcacagCTGTGAAAAGCTGTCTTATCCGGTTTATACGAAGAAGAACTTCACTGTTGGAGGGATCTACTTTACGAAGAATTTCATCCGaaatagccgaatggtttgctgcgtgactaccattcagaattcacagagagaacgttggttcgaatctcggtggaacatcaaaaaaaaaaaaaaaattatgaaaaacacttttctaatagcggtcgcccctcggcaggcaatggcaaacctccgagtgcatttctgacatgaaaaaactcctcataacaaatatctgccgttcgga is a genomic window of Anastrepha ludens isolate Willacy chromosome 6, idAnaLude1.1, whole genome shotgun sequence containing:
- the LOC128867286 gene encoding uncharacterized protein LOC128867286, coding for MKPTKKQKSDSGAKQTDKVTERQTDALTAQDRQTDTQTKRQDKQSVTHDKLGIGSSTEDELLASSQEAVEGKAVGHSTPTTKNEPTTCAKAMGQKRANKGPSRYKLYQRSLAIIDRIHKNETEGKAHPKDEADKARCQKVVDEYLAFQTARKTEAKKRNRSQDENKRASKKHKISDQGAVVPKLTKQFSEVAQDHLQMALVDETSNRGKPVLEKWSEIEARLSRIIVDHVMANPEGQSPGFDSVEVVRGCRVIKCDDQYSLHFLTKAIGEIQSSWDGLRLKLIPASEIPRRPGARIWIPNMEFEANQLIPYLQAHNRAVPMADWSIIKAEAPQKHIVSFLLQITEESLEPLQKVENKLRFGIRKAQLKDEVDGTSELLTGMQLNDAEPAEANQ